One Anthonomus grandis grandis chromosome 14, icAntGran1.3, whole genome shotgun sequence DNA window includes the following coding sequences:
- the LOC126744677 gene encoding protein takeout-like, with translation MKLILLVLCLVEYIFVVNSAAIPSYITPCHKSDPNFRKCCIENGNKALPHLMNGDKSIKLPVLSPFKLDKVEVNSGPNLKITLTDISLYGFDTSTLKDLLFDFDNKIIEITMHSDMVQLIGTYDIKGKILVLPITGNGPANITIHDGIFKYKVSYKMEKRGGFDYVKLDQKNDKLDFTITEAYFQLDNLFEGNKAMGDNVNKFLNANQQDVLKEVGGAISGTVRAIAYTVGNAVLSNIPYDQLFLD, from the exons ATGAAACTAATACTGTTAGTTTTGTGTTTAGtggaatatatttttgttgttaaCAGTGCGGCAATAC cTTCGTACATCACACCATGCCACAAATCAGATCCAAACTTCCGCAAATGCTGCATCGAAAATGGCAACAAGGCTCTTCCACATTTAATGAACGGAGataaatctattaaattacCAGTTTTATCTCCATTTAAATTGGACAAAGTAGAAGTTAATTCCGGACCAAACctgaaaattactttaaccGATATCTCTTTATACGGCTTTGACACTTCTACTTTAAAAGATCTCCT ATTTgattttgacaataaaataattgaaattaccATGCACAGTGATATGGTTCAGCTGATTGGCACCTACGACATTAAAGGTAAAATCTTGGTTTTGCCCATCACTGGAAATGGCCCAGCCAATATTACCATAC ATGATGGCATATTCAAATATAAAGTCAGTTATAAAATGGAAAAGAGAGGTGGTTTTGACTATGTTAAACTGGATCAGAAAAATGACAAATTGGACTTTACTATTACCGAAGCCTACTTCCAATTGGACAATTTGTTTGAGGGCAATAAAGCCATGG GTGATAAcgtaaataagtttttgaatgcGAACCAACAAGATGTACTTAAAGAGGTGGGAGGAGCGATCTCAGGAACAGTTCGAGCCATTGCTTACACTGTAGGAAATGCTGTGCTTAGTAATATTCCCTATGATCAGTTATTTTTAGACTAG
- the LOC126744760 gene encoding uncharacterized protein LOC126744760 codes for MEEILIETVKQHDCLYNHSSREYRDQRVRQESWEEIGRQLKITPDKAKQMWDKLRRCFNNARNRRLATKSGQATKNITPWKFEQQMAFLLPYLEGRRMCGNLENDVNDADNILAQNDPTIDNDNGESDVEQYQEQVSEQIHMNENTDALQKLKQKRQQHKQVSKKNTAAEVVQIMQENSNLRKRKYEDREKRRIDPGHIRVPEDLRSPNSVVNFGDVCVPDGSLSLNTGLLEIFHSSLTAIWVVKPLIVAGAI; via the exons ATGgaagaaatattaattgaaacAGTGAAACAACATGATTGTTTATATAATCACTCATCGCGCGAATATAGGGATCAGCGAGTACGACAGGAATCCTGGGAAGAAATAGGcagacaattaaaaataacac cggATAAAGCCAAACAAATGTGGGACAAACTTAGAAGATGCTTTAACAATGCCAGGAATCGGCGACTTGCAACCAAAAGTGGTCAGGCTACTAAGAATATTACCCCCTGGAAGTTTGAACAACAAATGGCATTTCTTTTGCCTTACCTTGAAGGTCGAAg GATGTGCGGCAATCTGGAGAACGATGTTAATGATGCGGATAATATCCTGGCGCAAAATGATCCCACAATTGACAACGATAATGGAGAATCAGATGTCGAACAATATCAAGAACAAGTCTCGGAACAAATACATATGAATGAAAATACGGACGCGttacaaaaacttaaacaaaaaagacaACAACATAAACAggttagcaaaaaaaatactgcGGCAGAAGTAGTTCAAATTATGCAGGAGAATAGCAatcttagaaaaagaaaatacgAAGATAGAGAAAAAAGG CGAATAGACCCTGGTCATATACGGGTTCCAGAAGACCTCAGAAGCCCTAACTCTGTCGTTAATTTTGGAGACGTCTGTGTTCCAGATGGCTCCCTGTCTCTGAACACAGGTCTATTAGAGATCTTCCACTCCTCTCTTACTGCTATATGGGTCGTGAAGCCCTTGATTGTTGCAGGTGCCATTTAG